One Streptosporangium sp. NBC_01495 DNA window includes the following coding sequences:
- a CDS encoding GTPase family protein produces the protein MKLLRREKTVSLDDRLAALARAADLADGRLDAEAVAAARSVISRAGVRASLSVDHTAVALAGATGSGKSSLFNLLSGTSLATVGVTRPTTSTAQAALWEGTGAGPLLDWLEIPRRHELLDASGQAAQGPWHGNGEEPRPGIGRSAGASGSGTNERADGTAGVPFASGGPASVAAVRPSDASGQPSGVSGQPSGVSGQVPGMDGEAAGLVLLDLPDHDSIEPSHRLEVDRLVELVDLLVWVLDPQKYADAAVHDRYLRPLARHRGVMVVVLNQIDRLSPAAAERCLKDLRRLLDEDGLTGVPVVGVSTRTGAGVPELRSLLTSRVADRRSWSARLAADAGMAADALLQASGVAPGETPPDVASRPDGLARPLREALSQAAGVPVVVEAVAKSHRHRSIAATGWPPTRWIRRLRPDPLRRLRLDAGSRSAGKSGASGEPSEPGGVVGRTSIPVATVVQRSRMDTAIREAAGAAASGLPAPWAAAVRQAARSHGDELEDGLDRAVATTSLGVSRRPLWWRVAGLAQWLVLATMLAGGIWLLALVALDYLRLPQLYMPTVGELPWPTTLLIGGVLLGLLIALLSRVAAWLGGRRRARRAAKALRSSVDKVGRELVLDPVAEELTRYQHFTEAVAVAGDGARR, from the coding sequence GTGAAGCTGCTGCGACGAGAGAAGACGGTCTCGCTGGACGACCGGCTGGCGGCGCTGGCGCGTGCCGCCGACCTGGCCGACGGGAGGCTGGACGCCGAGGCGGTCGCCGCCGCGCGTTCGGTGATCTCCCGCGCCGGGGTACGGGCGAGCCTGTCGGTCGACCACACCGCGGTCGCGCTGGCGGGAGCCACGGGTAGCGGCAAGTCCTCGCTGTTCAACCTGCTGTCGGGCACCTCGCTCGCCACGGTCGGCGTCACCCGCCCGACCACCTCGACCGCCCAGGCCGCCCTCTGGGAGGGCACCGGGGCGGGGCCGCTGCTCGACTGGCTGGAGATCCCCCGCCGCCACGAGCTCCTCGACGCCTCCGGCCAGGCTGCTCAGGGCCCGTGGCACGGGAACGGCGAGGAGCCCCGGCCCGGCATCGGGCGGTCGGCCGGAGCGAGCGGGTCCGGGACGAACGAGAGGGCCGACGGGACGGCGGGTGTCCCCTTTGCCTCCGGCGGTCCGGCGTCCGTGGCCGCCGTCCGGCCGTCAGACGCCTCCGGTCAGCCCTCCGGTGTGTCCGGGCAGCCGTCCGGTGTGTCCGGGCAGGTGCCAGGGATGGATGGGGAGGCCGCCGGGCTGGTTCTGCTGGACCTGCCCGACCACGACTCGATCGAGCCGTCGCACCGGCTGGAGGTCGACAGGCTCGTCGAGCTGGTCGACCTGCTGGTGTGGGTGCTCGACCCGCAGAAGTACGCCGACGCGGCCGTCCACGACCGCTACCTCCGGCCGCTGGCCCGGCACCGGGGGGTCATGGTCGTCGTCCTCAACCAGATCGACCGGCTCTCCCCGGCCGCCGCCGAGCGGTGCCTGAAGGACCTCCGGCGGCTCCTCGACGAGGACGGCCTGACCGGTGTCCCGGTGGTCGGGGTGTCCACCCGTACCGGCGCGGGCGTTCCCGAGCTGCGCTCGCTGCTCACCTCCCGGGTCGCCGACCGGCGGTCCTGGTCCGCCCGCCTCGCCGCCGACGCGGGCATGGCCGCCGACGCGCTCCTCCAGGCGTCCGGTGTCGCCCCCGGCGAGACCCCTCCCGACGTCGCGAGCAGGCCGGACGGCCTGGCGAGGCCGCTGAGGGAAGCGCTGTCGCAGGCCGCCGGGGTGCCGGTCGTCGTCGAGGCCGTGGCCAAGTCCCACCGGCACCGCTCGATCGCCGCCACCGGATGGCCGCCCACCCGATGGATCCGCCGCCTGCGGCCCGATCCGCTCCGCCGCCTTCGCCTGGACGCCGGGAGCCGGTCCGCCGGGAAGTCGGGGGCGTCAGGGGAGCCGTCGGAGCCGGGCGGCGTCGTCGGAAGGACGTCCATCCCCGTCGCGACCGTCGTCCAGCGTTCCCGGATGGACACCGCGATCCGCGAGGCCGCCGGGGCCGCCGCTTCGGGGCTTCCCGCGCCGTGGGCCGCCGCCGTGCGGCAGGCGGCGAGGTCACACGGGGACGAGCTGGAGGACGGCCTGGACAGGGCGGTGGCCACCACCTCGCTGGGGGTCTCCAGACGGCCCCTGTGGTGGCGGGTGGCCGGGCTGGCGCAGTGGCTGGTGCTCGCGACGATGCTCGCCGGAGGGATCTGGCTGCTCGCCCTGGTCGCCCTGGACTATCTCCGGCTTCCGCAGCTCTACATGCCGACCGTGGGAGAGCTGCCCTGGCCCACCACGCTGCTGATCGGGGGCGTCCTGCTCGGCCTGCTGATCGCGCTGCTCTCCCGGGTGGCCGCCTGGCTCGGCGGACGGCGCCGGGCCCGCAGGGCGGCGAAGGCGCTGCGATCGAGCGTCGACAAGGTCGGCCGCGAGCTGGTGCTGGATCCCGTGGCGGAGGAGCTGACCCGGTATCAGCACTTCACCGAGGCGGTCGCGGTGGCCGGAGACGGCGCCCGCAGATAG
- a CDS encoding DUF1036 domain-containing protein, which yields MQLHFRNRYTSKVWVAIMFYSPDGCRDYGQWGTRGWWPIDPGGEAFVLNTSNRYAAYYAEAANGAVWTGPYGPIYVYQNAFDSCINIGSTSARLVGTRLVDMNGYSSYYVNLTS from the coding sequence ATGCAGCTGCACTTCCGCAACCGCTACACCTCCAAGGTGTGGGTCGCGATCATGTTCTACAGCCCCGACGGCTGCCGCGACTACGGCCAGTGGGGCACCCGGGGCTGGTGGCCCATCGATCCCGGCGGTGAGGCGTTCGTCCTCAACACCAGCAACCGCTACGCCGCCTACTACGCCGAAGCGGCCAACGGAGCCGTCTGGACCGGCCCCTACGGCCCGATATACGTCTATCAGAACGCCTTCGACTCCTGCATCAACATCGGCAGCACCTCCGCCAGGCTCGTCGGCACCCGACTGGTCGACATGAACGGCTATTCGAGCTACTACGTGAATCTCACCTCCTGA
- a CDS encoding epoxide hydrolase family protein codes for MAATTRFPLEPTPIHVPDTMLDDLRARLRLTRWPDDVGNHDWYYGVSRDYLQELAEYWLDHYDWRKAEAAINAYEHYRVSVQGVPVHFMRKPGVGPNPTPLILTHGWPWTFWHWSKVIAPLADPAAFGGDPADAFDVIVPSLPGFGFSSPLPDHPDMNFWKVADLWHTLMTDTLGHRKYAAAGCDIGALVTGQLGHKYADELHAIHIGSGQKLTFFNGDRAWDFSGGQPIPEGLPESVRRRIVSLERRFAVHLAAHVLDPSTLAYGLTDSPVGLLAWILERWATWSDNQGDVENVFSKDDLLTHAMIFWVNNTIGTSMRYYANANRYPWTPSHDRQPVVEAPTGITFVGHENPPGVTTTEQRIDNWLSSGRAEWYNHVNLTAHDDGGHFIPWEIPDRWVDDLRRTFRDRR; via the coding sequence ATGGCAGCCACGACGCGCTTCCCGCTGGAACCCACGCCCATTCACGTCCCTGACACCATGCTGGACGATCTCAGGGCGCGGCTGCGGCTCACGAGGTGGCCCGACGACGTGGGCAACCACGACTGGTACTACGGCGTCAGCCGCGACTACCTCCAGGAACTCGCCGAATACTGGCTCGACCACTACGACTGGCGCAAGGCCGAGGCCGCGATCAACGCCTACGAGCACTATCGGGTGAGCGTCCAGGGCGTTCCGGTCCACTTCATGCGCAAACCCGGCGTCGGCCCCAACCCCACGCCGCTCATCCTCACGCACGGCTGGCCGTGGACCTTCTGGCACTGGTCCAAGGTGATCGCCCCTCTCGCCGACCCCGCCGCCTTCGGCGGCGACCCGGCCGACGCGTTCGACGTCATCGTCCCCTCCCTCCCCGGCTTCGGCTTCTCCTCGCCGCTGCCGGATCACCCCGACATGAACTTCTGGAAGGTCGCCGACCTCTGGCACACCCTGATGACCGACACTCTCGGCCATCGGAAATACGCCGCCGCCGGATGCGACATCGGCGCCCTCGTCACCGGCCAGCTCGGCCACAAGTACGCCGACGAACTGCACGCCATCCACATCGGCTCCGGCCAGAAGCTCACCTTCTTCAACGGCGACCGGGCCTGGGACTTCAGCGGCGGCCAACCGATCCCCGAGGGCCTGCCCGAGTCCGTGCGCCGGCGGATCGTCTCCCTGGAGCGACGCTTCGCCGTCCACCTGGCCGCCCACGTCCTCGATCCCAGCACCCTCGCCTACGGGCTCACCGACTCACCCGTCGGCCTGCTCGCCTGGATCCTGGAGCGCTGGGCCACCTGGAGCGACAATCAGGGCGACGTGGAGAACGTCTTCTCCAAGGACGACCTCCTCACCCACGCCATGATCTTCTGGGTGAACAACACCATCGGCACCTCGATGCGCTACTACGCCAACGCCAACCGCTATCCCTGGACCCCCTCCCACGACCGTCAGCCGGTCGTCGAGGCCCCCACCGGCATCACCTTCGTCGGCCACGAGAACCCGCCCGGCGTCACCACCACCGAGCAGCGGATCGACAACTGGCTCTCCAGCGGCCGCGCCGAGTGGTACAACCACGTCAACCTCACCGCCCACGACGACGGCGGCCACTTCATCCCCTGGGAGATCCCCGACCGCTGGGTCGACGACCTGCGCCGCACCTTCCGCGACCGACGCTGA
- a CDS encoding MarR family winged helix-turn-helix transcriptional regulator: protein MAPERRQDLDAEDFAGVLEEFNRNFIRLPRTEKHSFTTLSVLHTLAHKGPMRLTALKVTEQITQPAITQLVSRLERDGLVERRPDPEDRRAVLVQVTPAGARIVQTRYQERIRRLSRLIEALTPEERHAIGGALPALARMAALMDAER, encoded by the coding sequence ATGGCACCGGAAAGACGGCAAGATCTCGACGCCGAGGATTTCGCCGGCGTGCTGGAGGAGTTCAACCGGAACTTCATCCGGCTCCCCAGAACCGAGAAGCACAGCTTCACCACGCTGTCGGTCCTGCACACGCTGGCCCACAAAGGCCCCATGCGACTGACCGCGCTGAAGGTGACCGAGCAGATCACCCAGCCCGCCATCACCCAGCTCGTCAGCCGGTTGGAGCGCGACGGACTGGTGGAGCGCCGCCCGGACCCCGAAGACCGCCGCGCGGTGCTCGTCCAGGTGACCCCGGCCGGTGCGCGGATCGTCCAGACCCGCTACCAGGAACGCATCCGCCGGCTCTCACGGCTGATCGAAGCCCTCACCCCCGAGGAACGCCACGCCATCGGCGGCGCCCTGCCCGCGCTGGCACGGATGGCCGCGCTCATGGACGCCGAGCGCTGA
- a CDS encoding SRPBCC family protein: MLLGSGEPDEVPVELLQHAGEILGVEILPSFRCHDPNVSLIYLSCLCNLRPPGAGDGRGVDSWFMGKNEIEPREGGKASMAMPGFTGESTVTAWEPPHRFGYRSAPDEEGAFMAFEYLVEGRDGGGTVLRFVHSGILTGDWEAEYDALRKGNPLYLQTLARYLEHFPGRTAVPVAAFGPQQPDQELVWAGLTRAVGLSEQVKEGDKVHFTVEGQTVDGVVDTVLAPGFLGVRTDDALLRFVGGGGVIMTGHHIFTDVDQADAERTWGAWLASVYA, translated from the coding sequence GTGCTTCTCGGTTCTGGGGAGCCGGATGAAGTTCCGGTTGAACTCCTCCAGCACGCCGGCGAAATCCTCGGCGTCGAGATCTTGCCGTCTTTCCGGTGCCATGACCCGAATGTATCACTGATTTATTTAAGTTGCTTATGCAATCTGCGCCCGCCGGGCGCCGGGGATGGTCGCGGTGTCGACTCGTGGTTCATGGGCAAGAACGAGATCGAGCCCCGCGAGGGCGGCAAGGCGTCCATGGCGATGCCCGGCTTCACCGGTGAGTCCACGGTCACCGCCTGGGAGCCGCCGCACCGGTTCGGCTACCGCTCGGCGCCCGACGAGGAGGGCGCGTTCATGGCGTTCGAATACCTCGTCGAGGGCCGTGACGGCGGCGGCACCGTGCTGCGGTTCGTGCACAGCGGCATCCTGACCGGCGACTGGGAGGCGGAGTACGACGCGCTCCGCAAGGGCAACCCGCTCTACCTGCAGACCCTCGCGCGCTACCTGGAGCACTTCCCGGGCCGCACCGCCGTGCCGGTCGCCGCGTTCGGCCCGCAGCAGCCCGACCAGGAGCTGGTCTGGGCCGGCCTCACCCGCGCCGTGGGCCTGTCCGAGCAGGTCAAGGAGGGGGACAAGGTGCACTTCACGGTCGAGGGCCAGACCGTCGACGGCGTGGTCGACACGGTACTCGCCCCCGGCTTCCTGGGGGTGCGGACCGATGACGCGCTGCTGCGGTTCGTCGGGGGCGGCGGCGTCATCATGACCGGCCACCACATCTTCACCGACGTCGACCAGGCCGACGCCGAGCGGACCTGGGGCGCGTGGCTCGCGTCCGTCTACGCCTGA
- a CDS encoding DUF397 domain-containing protein, translating into MDDLIQELDNAQWRKSTLSGGDGSNCVEVANLPGGHRGIRDSKDRNGPALILTPYQWAALLNSVKNGDLA; encoded by the coding sequence ATGGACGACCTCATCCAGGAACTCGACAATGCCCAGTGGCGCAAATCCACCCTGTCCGGCGGTGACGGGAGCAACTGCGTCGAGGTCGCGAACCTGCCTGGCGGACACCGAGGCATCCGCGACAGCAAGGACCGCAACGGCCCCGCCCTCATCCTCACTCCCTACCAATGGGCCGCCCTCCTCAACAGCGTGAAAAACGGCGACCTCGCCTAG
- a CDS encoding ATP-binding protein: MTPETFSEICLPGNPESASRARDEVRKWLGEDHPAYENARLAVSELVTNAVRHARHGVAGPGADPLVLRLVTYGDLLRIEVADAGLTAENPRVRPDPAFFLAEGGRGLAIVSALSGGSWGHRSRERGPGRIVWCELPANPPRYDESGDGTA; the protein is encoded by the coding sequence ATGACCCCGGAGACCTTTAGCGAGATATGTCTGCCCGGCAATCCCGAATCCGCCTCACGGGCGCGTGACGAAGTCCGTAAATGGCTCGGGGAGGATCATCCCGCCTACGAGAACGCGCGGCTGGCCGTGTCGGAGCTGGTGACCAACGCGGTCCGGCACGCCAGGCACGGGGTCGCGGGGCCGGGCGCCGACCCGCTGGTCCTGCGGCTGGTGACGTACGGCGACCTGCTGCGCATCGAGGTCGCGGACGCGGGCCTGACCGCCGAAAACCCGCGCGTCCGCCCGGACCCTGCCTTCTTCCTGGCGGAGGGCGGCCGGGGCCTGGCGATCGTCAGCGCGCTGTCGGGAGGGAGCTGGGGCCACCGTTCCCGAGAACGGGGGCCGGGCCGGATCGTGTGGTGCGAACTCCCCGCGAATCCGCCCCGCTATGACGAATCCGGCGACGGGACCGCTTAG
- a CDS encoding PadR family transcriptional regulator, protein MARRPDLVGLTVLAMLSVRASHPYELHRFIVDTHKDYVTGLPRSLYHAVEKLAGEDLIVPVETSRDGRRPERTVYEITDEGRGELSTRLRALLENPNPDRRTFTAAISLVGTLQVPDALRALRTRAATIEGLLAGMNAHLRVMKDSGLPDILMIEVDYERTLNEAELAWVRGVIARLESGELDWSGTVRQDLLSQTLDGP, encoded by the coding sequence ATGGCGCGACGCCCCGATCTGGTCGGCCTGACCGTGCTGGCCATGCTCTCGGTGCGCGCCAGCCATCCCTACGAACTCCACCGCTTCATCGTCGACACGCACAAGGACTACGTGACGGGGCTGCCCAGGAGCCTCTACCACGCGGTCGAGAAGCTCGCCGGTGAGGATCTGATCGTCCCGGTCGAGACCAGCAGGGACGGTCGACGGCCGGAGCGTACGGTCTACGAGATCACCGACGAGGGCCGCGGAGAGCTGTCGACCAGGCTCCGCGCGCTCCTTGAGAACCCCAACCCCGACCGCCGTACGTTCACCGCGGCCATCTCCCTCGTCGGCACCTTGCAGGTGCCCGACGCGCTGCGCGCTTTGCGTACCAGGGCCGCGACGATCGAAGGGCTGCTGGCCGGGATGAACGCTCACCTACGCGTCATGAAGGACAGCGGCCTGCCCGACATCCTGATGATCGAGGTCGACTACGAGCGCACGCTGAACGAGGCCGAGCTGGCCTGGGTGCGGGGCGTCATCGCCCGCCTGGAATCCGGGGAGCTCGACTGGTCGGGCACCGTCAGGCAGGACCTGCTGTCGCAGACACTCGACGGCCCATGA
- a CDS encoding SgcJ/EcaC family oxidoreductase: protein MSVNTEITGLLTRLAEAWNAGDATAYAALFTEDADYIVFNGTHSEGRVAIESSHRWLFDGPLKGSTMSLPNDRIKVKPLADTAVLVISEGGTDLAGELRASIVSFTAVGTPEGWRFASFQNTRVAR from the coding sequence ATGTCCGTGAACACGGAGATCACCGGCCTGCTCACCCGCCTCGCCGAGGCGTGGAACGCGGGCGACGCCACCGCCTACGCCGCCCTCTTCACCGAGGACGCCGACTACATCGTCTTCAACGGCACGCACAGCGAAGGGCGGGTGGCCATCGAGTCCTCGCATCGCTGGCTCTTCGACGGCCCGCTCAAGGGCTCCACCATGTCCCTCCCGAACGACCGGATCAAGGTCAAACCGCTGGCCGACACGGCGGTCCTGGTGATCTCGGAAGGTGGTACCGACCTGGCGGGCGAGCTCCGCGCGTCGATCGTCTCCTTCACCGCCGTCGGCACGCCCGAAGGATGGCGGTTCGCCTCCTTCCAGAACACCAGGGTGGCCCGGTGA
- a CDS encoding ArsR/SmtB family transcription factor: MFEVGVIEEAGVAEVALDPIRARLLALLVEPHSATSLAAIIGLPRQKVNYHLKILQAHGLVKLIEERRRGNVTERVLRAVAASFVISPSALSALQPDPARSPDRLSVRWLLAIAARLVTEVGALLGGAARVGRSATTFALDGSVRFASATDRAAFTRELTATITALASRYHDEHTPGGRDHRVIIAIHPSLRSDTAPQIDAGGNDTKES; encoded by the coding sequence ATGTTCGAAGTCGGGGTAATCGAAGAGGCCGGGGTCGCCGAAGTGGCGCTCGACCCGATCCGGGCGCGGCTGCTGGCGCTGCTGGTGGAGCCGCACTCGGCGACCAGCCTGGCGGCGATCATCGGGCTGCCCCGGCAGAAGGTGAACTACCACCTGAAGATCCTTCAGGCCCACGGCCTGGTGAAGCTGATCGAGGAGCGGCGCAGGGGCAACGTCACCGAACGGGTGCTGCGGGCCGTCGCCGCGTCGTTCGTGATCTCGCCGTCGGCGCTCTCCGCGCTCCAGCCCGACCCGGCCCGCTCACCCGACCGGCTCTCCGTACGCTGGCTGCTGGCCATCGCCGCCCGGCTGGTCACGGAGGTGGGCGCGCTGCTCGGCGGCGCCGCCCGCGTCGGCAGGTCGGCCACGACGTTCGCGCTCGACGGCAGCGTCCGGTTCGCCTCGGCCACCGACCGCGCCGCGTTCACCCGGGAGCTGACCGCGACGATCACCGCGCTGGCGAGCCGCTACCACGACGAACACACCCCCGGCGGCCGTGACCACCGGGTCATCATCGCCATCCACCCGAGCCTGCGCTCGGATACCGCACCGCAGATCGACGCGGGCGGCAATGACACCAAGGAGTCCTGA